The Apostichopus japonicus isolate 1M-3 chromosome 14, ASM3797524v1, whole genome shotgun sequence region TCAAAAATCAGGCCACCAAAAAAATTTGGTGGGTTGGGAGAGACTTTTTCCATACTTCAAAAAATTTATCGACAGTTTTCGGAGTTTGTTGACATAGTTTAACCAAGTTGTTTCATTAAACTCGAATCAATAGTTTAGGCTAGCTTTCATGCATTCCGAAAACAAATCTTAACTGAGTGGAGGGGGTCAGGTGGGGTCGTGGCTCAGTCCTACAACTCCCTATCAGATGCTTAACAGGACCAGATACAGGACCATACAAAATACCGAGCAACCTGTTTTCTGCTCTGTTCACCTCACAATAAACCAAGTATTTAATAGGTCAGACTGTTGGAAGTATAACTCCTCCCAGAATGCAATATTCTTGTTATCACGTAGGTCATATATCCCTCCACAGAGTCCTCATTCTGTCACGATAATTCTTCTCTTCGTATTTCTATACACCTATGCCTTGCAAAATAAATGACGAGTGATATTCTATTCTCTAATTACCGTAGGGATCTCCCTGTCAAGTAGTCTACATAATTATGTTGATaacatgttttttatttgaaagCCAAGTGTGATAAGGTCACACATTTTCTTGTGTGCATTAATGCTGTAGCAGCCAGGTATCTCTTAATGTTACATTAATTTACATTGATTAGCTTTTGCCTATCAATAAGCCCTTTCTTTTTTGTCAggtgttttcttctttttcttttttttatcccCTCTTTTTTTGGGGGTTCTTGACTGCTTGCAAATTCTCATTTCAAAGGTGGATTGTAATCTATCAACAGTTGATTAAAATTGTTGACGTGTAAAGGTCGACTTGGTTTGAAGAATGCATCTCTATATCTACAGCTTCGATGTTTAATTATATTAAGAATTGAAGATggaatgatattaataatgtcAGTTCAAAGCAAACCTTAGAAAGACACTATTTTTTTTCCCAGTTTTATAATGTCATTTTCTGATCTGCAACTTTTTAAGATCAATTTTGTAATGCtctttgaatctatttttatttcaaaggtgtcatttaatatcagaaaactgatcaatatgaaaagaaaaccatTTACCAAATGCTAATTTGTTGCTCACCACTTCTTAAATGAGAGATAGTTGAGGAACTGaaattaatcttttttttttttcaactgcaTTATCACAACCTGAAATTCTTCATCTGCTGTTTGTGGGAAAAATCTATTTTGCTTTTGggtgataaaaaatatttgtcacTCAGCATTTCCTTAAGACATTCTCTTATTTTCATTTGGTTATGTGATAAATGTTTCAACTCTAAACAAAgagtattttcattttcaattttctatCGCTAGAACAAAAAATGACCAAACCTTGCATTACATCATTATTCATGTTATGAACTTTCAAGTATGGATTGTCAAAGTGAATTTTATGGACGCAGAGGTAATGAAAGTAGAATGGTCACTGAAGTGAATGGTATAGTAAGCACTGCATGAGCCAACTCTTCAGAGCTTGatatcttcccccccccccacacctcccccaATATATGAGACCAGCCTTAAGGCGACAAAAAAATGATGGAACTGCAGAgtggctttttatgttttcacacacaatttcttcaatcatttttttgttttgttttctaacaATGAGCTACATGTACTAAAATATAGTAGGTGATGTTTACTCGGCAAAAGTTTGAAGAGATATTGGACTAGGGACTAGAAGGAGTTCTTGTTATTATGCTTTCAAAAAGTTTATACTGATGTGATTAAGCATACCTCCagtaaattttttatttatttaaaaaaaaattaaatatgaaaaatattttaaaaaaatatataaatataagcaAATTAGTGAGCCTGACATAATAGAGTTCTATGACTAGACTACCAGTTTATGTAAAAACTCGTCTGAACTACATCAATAAATAGATGAAAAACCTTTAATGTTGCTTTTCTGAGAGAAAAAGAATGTAAAATGAACAGATCACTTCCTTATGAAATTTctctgatattttgtttttcaaattttcatgacAAAAACTCATTTGACTCTGAAAAGGTTTCTTGACACTATTGTATCCAATGAAAGTGTGATTTATTTCACCTAGTTATATAAGTTTGATTTATACCTTCATGTAAGCTTCTGTAATCTTTTGAATAACAGcccctctccccctccaacCTTCTTCACTGGAATTAGACCCAATAGGAGCCTATAAGAGCTCTCTAATATTCTTAGACTTGTGTGAGACGCTCActgatacatacatgtataaatgTAATAGTCTTTGGAATGACAAGTAGTACACcttttttcaacaaaattacAAGCATTTATATTGTGCTTTTCAATACATCTTGGTAGAAATTATTGATATGTGTAAAATGTGTGTCTGTTTGTTACACCTTGACAtgacccccaaaatactacatGGACGTCATGGGAAAttaatatcacaaaataaaaaCTTCTACTAAAGTTTAAAAGGTGGCTTTGTGATGCCAAGTCTGgttattgtttgatatttccCCGGAGTGATTAAGAAATTCTGGAAAGTTTCTCTCCGTAAACTGGATGTAACGTCGTGGCTCTCCCGTGGCTTCATTACACTCTTGTACGTGACACCCGAGGAGTTTGTTGATAGCACCGGCCCGAATTTTGACTCTTTTCCTCTTGTGTGGTTGTGTTGACAGGCAAGTTTCAAAGAAACCAAGGCTCTACTTATCAAGAGTGAGAACGACTGCGGCCGTCTGAGGGAAGATCTGGAAGATAAAACAAAGACAATAGGAATGTTAACAGATGCCAGAGACATGCTTAACCAGAAGGTAAGAAAATATGGGGGGCTATGATTATATTACTCCTCTCTAGGTGTCCTCCCCGATAAGCAAAGTTTGTAGAAATAAACCGTGgaaacaaattatttaaattgaCAGGAGAAATTATAGGAAAGGCGAGCGCATGCATCGTAAATGTTGTAAAACTGTCGACATTGATGAGACACATTCAACACACAATGTCAGATATGTGTAAACCTGGATCAGAGAAGCAGGTCTGCTCAAATAGTTTGggtttttaactttattttaccAATGAGTTTCCCCTTGATTGCAAGAATTTGCTGTGTTGTACGCCTTGATACGATAGATACTAAATATGGAAGAAAGTGGACGCGGACCCTGAAGTAgggggtgtggaggggggggcgggaggggcAAAACGTTGCTGACTTTTGGTAGGTTTGGTAGAGATGAGTGCATATTTAAAATGGAGAGAAGTGTTTAAATATTGTTATTCGTAAATGCCCAAAGTTTTTTGggatttttattctttatttgaaTGAGACACTTTGTCAAAGGAGTCAACCAACAATACAGGACACACATATTTAACTCCAGAAAGGAAGACAAACATtgataaagaaagaaacaatcaagTATCAGAAATACTGATACTTTATCTCACAAAACTCAAGTTTTCACGTCCAGTATTTCAgatgaattaaattaaaatattttccgTAACTGTGCTCGGCCTCTTGGAGATGATCGATAAAGCGTCATCCGAACAAGTGGTGCTTAATTGAGCCCCTTCTGTTGAACAGGAAGTCTTACTGCTTATATTCCTTCGTCAATCGTTTCTGTTGCAATTTCCCCTTAAAAGGAGCCCGTAAAAGCGGACAAAATTTAATTAAGAACAAGAGCATCTTTTCTTTGCTGCTACTACTCAATAAGGTAGTGGGTTTTCTTAAAGTATACATTCAATGGAAAGATCAGTTAAAGCTGTGTGTTGTCTGGTAAGGAAATCTTTTGTCATTCTTATCAAGCCATATATAACTTTCACAGCTAATTTGGATACCCTTTTGATCTAACTGAGAGATGTCTATGTGATTGACAATGATTTGAGTAAATGTTACAAACCATTAGATATATATGGCAAAACTGGTGAGTCATCTCCAGTTGAATCAAATACAGACtttttttgtgtcccacaaagaTCATGTCAGGCTGATTGTCCTGTTTGTGCCATCTGCTGACTTAGGTTCCCTGTTTCAGGTTTTCTTTGGCGATTTATAAGTAATAATACATTTTTTGTTCATGTTCCTTTACCTTTCTCGTAACAGTCTAATAAACTGTGAGTTTGTAACTACTCTACagatatgaatatctgtgacagTTTATGTTActgtaatattataataataaaatatgcaTGTTATATATGATAGTTCTTGCAGGGAGAGGATGTTTCCAAGGTATCTAGGGAACCGAAAAGTGAGAAAAGATGttgaaacatttttctttactCTTGCTTCTTAAAGGTCACAGAGTTCGAAATAACTCACGATAAAGTTCAGAATGAACTCAGAGAGATGAGTAACAGTGTCTCCGATCTGGAGGAGCAATTGGCACAGACTAGTCACGAGAAGAGAGAGTTGCAAGATGTCCTTAATAACGCCAAGAGCGATCAAGCTCTTCAACTTCAGGAATTCAGAGCCCATCAATCGGCTTGGGAGGCCCAAAGAACAATGTTTGAGGACAACGAGAGGTAAAACATCAACTTTCATAGACGGGATTTGGCCAGAAAAGAGGGGAGAATGGGGAAAATCAAGATAGGAGGCTACTCTTTTAGAAAGtacaaattgttttgttttcatttttttattagaaatttAAGTATACTTTGGCTAAACGAAACCCTCTGTCTCTAAGTTGTCTTTATAACCGTggcatctttaaaaaaaaataacatagcAAAACCATGGTTGCAAGGAACTATTTTGCAACGGTAGCAAGAATATATCGAACCAATTAAGTAGTGAagtcacactacttgcaagagATAAGATTTGATCATATCATTGTTTACAAATCTTGGGAGCAACTCCCAACATTTTACTCAATAGgaatgaaacaagaaaaatcTTGATATTTTGAAACTGTTTGAAAACCCCTCTTGTTTCCTTCTTGTTTGTGAATCCAGAAATCTGAAAGATCAACAACGAAAGCTGGAGGATGAAGTTTCAAACCATAAAAGGGAAATAGAAACCGTATCTTCAGACTTGAAGGGCAAATTAGCGGTTTCTTCTAGTAAACTGAAGTCTCTTGAGGCATTGTTAGAACAGGAGAGGTGGGCCAGTAATGAAAAACTGAGTGCCTTGAGGGAGGAGATAATTGCAGTCAGAAGAGAGTCAGAAGAGGCAGCAATAAAGTTACAAGGAAGGTTGGAGAGCTCTCAACACCTTCTCATCTCGGTGAGGTCAGAGTCGGAGAAGGTTCAAGACGAATTCCAGAGGGCTACGAAGGAATCAGAGGCAGCGATGACGAAAGCAGAGGCAGAGAAGCAGTCGCTGGCGGAGTCGGTGAAATCGGAAAGAGCGTTGGTGAGATCGATCCAAGAGTCGCATCAGCTTGAACGTCAGAGCTGGGAGAAGACCAGGCAGGACCTCAAAGACAGTATCTGTAAATTGAAAGAGGTCCAGTCGCAGGAGAAAATCTCGTCTCAGGAGAAGGCAACAGCTTTGGAGAATGAGATCAGCCTGCTGAAGGTCGATCTGGAGAGGGCTTCGTCGAGTAAGGAGACGCTGCGAGCATCATTGCAGTCACAGAAACGAGAGTTACTCGCCGAGAACGAGAACATCGTTCAAGGAATGGAGAACAAATTGGCAGAGGTGATGAAGCAATTACAGGAAAGTCGAGAAGATGTCTCACAGGCTCAGGCCGAGTTAGCGTCCCACAGGGAAAGCTTCGTGAAGAGATTGGCGGAGGCCAAAGAGGAATCCAAGCAAACAGAGTCGTCATTGATAGAGTGTCACCGAAGCGAAATCAAACAGCTTGAACAGGCAAGAGgcaaaattaaaacagaattGCAGCAGTTCCAAGAACGTCAAAAGGAAGAACGGCAATCGCTCGAGGAGAAGATCGTAGAACTGGAGAGCAAGCATAGTTCAATCAATGTTGACCTTGAGAGAACCAAGCAGGAAAACGTCGCCCTCCGGAATTCCCTGGTCTCCGATAAACAGGAGATGTTTGCGGAGCGAGGCCGAATGGCGAAGGAGATGGAATCGAAGGAGGACGATTTGAGGAGGGAACTGACAGAAGTGAAGCAATCTCTGAATGCAGCTCGCTCTGATGTCATCAGTCAAAaggaaaaaatagaaaaagagaTCATCCAACTGAAAGAGGAGCATAACGAGAAAGAGAAGGGTCTGAAAGAGGCATACCAGAGCGAAGTAGGACGAGTGACGGAAGCTAATAAAGATCTTAAGAATCTGCTGGATCAGCAACTCTCAGCCcaggaagaggagaggaaacAGTCGAAAGAACTGAACTGCAAGACGAAGATTAAACTTGACTCCCTACAGGAAGCCCTGCAGAAAGAACAAGCAGAGAAGACATCCCTTCAAGAGGCGCTCAATCGGAGACGACGAGAGATGACCTCCGACTTGGAGAGGGTCAGCCAAGAGTGTCAGGAACGAGAGGACGAGCTGAGGAAAGATTTACTCGAGACGAAACAGGGTCTCAGCAAGGCCCAATCAGAAGTGGTGGTTCTCCAAGAGAACCTGAATACCAGAGAGAAAGAATTATTGGAAGAGTTAGAACGGAAGGAAAACGATCGGCTTGTCCAGCAGTCGGAGGAGGAGAAATCAAGGAAGACTTGGACCGAAAAGGAACTCCTGATGGCGGAAGAGGCAGAGCGATTGAAGCTTGAAATTCAGAAGTTGGAAGCCACGATAAGCGATAAAGATAGAATGATGATAGACGAGAAGGCACGGCTCAAAAATGAAAGTTACCAGCGAGAGGCAGTGAAAGAGAGGTTAGAGGAGGAGGCTGACCACTTGAGGTCTCAGGTGGAAGATAAGGACAGGAAAATTGGGGTTCTGGATGCATCCCTAGAGAAGGTCACCATGGAGAAGAAAAAGATTGATATGGATCTCTTACACATCAAAGAGGATTCTCAGCTGAAGGCGCTGAAATTGGAAGAAACCGTCTCCAAACTGGAAGGAGATCTGAATACGGCTCGTGGTGAGCTTCAGAGATCCAGCGAGGAGTACAGGGCGAAACTCAGTCAGATGATGTCGGACATGGAGAACAGTCATGGCAGAGAGAGGACCAACGCTGAACTTTTGGCTGAGAGACAGCGGGTATTTGAAACGGAAATAGAGAAATTAAAGAGAGACAGAGCTGAATCAGAGAGGAAGCTGCAGGAGAGGGTGAAAGCGTCCGTCAAGCAGGTCGAGGAGCTGACGTCAAATTTGAGAGAAGCCACGGCAATAGCCGAGGAGAGCAGCCAGAACCTCAACACAGCACTGACGGAGAAGATGGAGCTGGAGGCGAAATTGCACGAAGACAGCAGGGTATCCCGAGAGGAGATTTTAGACCTGCAGAGCAAGCTCGAAGGACAGCGGCAGGACTCCGAGGAGGAGAGGATGAAATTGAGGACGGTAAACGACGACTTGAGAACCAAACTGATGACTCTGGAGCAACAACAGGAGCGACTTCAGCAGAGCAGCGGAAAAGTCGAGCAGAAATTGAAGGTGGAACAGAGCACTCGTACGAAGGAGGTCGAAGTCCTCAGATTAGAGAAGCAGTTCGTCGAGGAGAAATACGCGGCTCTCGAAAAGGAATTCGAGGCATTGAAATGCGAGAAACTGCAGACGACGGAGCGGCTCACCTCTCGCGAGAAGGAGGCCGAGATGGTCCGATCAGAGAAGCAGCAACTCGAGGACCAACAGGGCAGTCACGAGGAGGAAATCATCACCCTCAGATCGGAGAAGCAACAACTGATAGAGAGAATGAACAAGCTCGTGGAGATGAATAAGAGAATCAAGGAAAGTGAAAAACGGGAAGTGGGCGAGAAGAAAGAAGACTTGGAGAAGTACAAGCGAGAAGTGGAAACTGAATTGGGAGAAATCAGAGAAAGGTCAGCAAAAAATAacctgttttttatttttctatatttttttaagtCATTTTCGAGAAGAAAATTATTAAAGGGCAATTCAGGTATTTATTTCACTTGAAACACTAGAAGATTCAGAATACACTCttcaaaaattttttttttgggggggggggactctaATGCAACAAAACTTGCCAGAACAGCATATCACACCATATAAATAATGTGGTATGAAACTATAAATTAGCAACAAATACTATTTTaagcatgtgtaaaagtaagttggcctgacgtttcgatcctagcaggatcttcttcaaaggttaAATGACAAGTagcagtaacagaagggacagaaacacgcacagaatacagacaggttaatgagcatggtaaactcaaagagatagatgtaaggggattagtaggcaagggatggagagaagaaagaaagaaaccaacagggaagaggagaggtaggagatgaACATTaaagggacaaagagaggattaagggaagggggtagggaataaactggagaaggacaaagaacTATTTTAAGCAGTAAGACATCGCCTTCATCTGCCATCAGTACCTTAAGTTTTTGTacacaatccccccccccccatggaatgtttatcatattttaaaagcATGCTCAAGGCTACTAGCTAGTCGTCCAATGACAAATGGTTATTTTAAGACAGTTTTCcaaacaagattttttttataggaCCAGTAGAAATCTCTTTTAAGAGTTCCATAGAAACACTTTACTTGGCTAAACACTTCACATGTTTAACTTATCTgtgaatttacatttttatgttTCAATCTTTCTCCTCATTAAGGTATGAGAAAGAAATAGATATGTTGAAGAGAGGAGAACAGGCCAAGCAGAAACTTCTCCAACAAGAGTTGGATGCCGTCGCCAGCGAACTGGAGCATACCAAGCTAATGCTATCTCATGAAACCGACGCATTGGAGGAGAAGTCCAAACTGGCACTCTCGGCATCTGAATCGCTAAAGTCATCCAAGATGGAGACGGAGAAGGAAATTACGTCCCTACGTAAGCtcctcattattattattattacatccGTTCATATATAGCGCAAAATTCCAGGGTTCAATGCTCTTAACAagacaaatacaaatatacaattgAATATACTTAACCATaggtttgtttgaaataaaacgTCTTTAATGCTTATTTGAAAGTGCTGATAGAGGTAAGGCTTCGTATTTCTGATGGTAAGATTTTAGTTTCTATTaagtttgctttttttttttttatgtgaaatgtggtattgttgttaatttaatttaccatatttttttttcaccttgtTATTGACAATACCTTTGTAATTTCCTCCTTGgtttaaagaaagttttttgtttctcaacatttgattgaaaattttgcctaattgcagtCTGCTCTGACTGTTGAAGATTATCCCTAATAGTTATGACTACTTCCATAGCCAGTTTTAAGAATCAAACTCCCTCTGGTGATGGTAGATTCATTCCTGACAGCTGTCAAAGAAACAGAATGGGATCCAATTATTTCCTGCAAAAtaaggatgtgacatcacagcaaATATTGTAACTATATAAATTTGATTAAATAAtgcttttccctttttttaacctcatgttttttctttctttctctgtgGGATGTTGGAGCATAGTGTGATGACATGGTTTGGCTGACTTACgttgtttttcaatgtttttcacCCAAGTGTGTTATGAGAGGTGTTGtgttgcaaaaacaaaacaaggcaGCTGTATTGATTAATCTATATCAATCAATTAACCATGTTGTTGTGCCCCATTCAAACAGTTATAAACTGCAATTGAATTATGAATGCTCATACAACATTTCCCCATCGTGGACCCTTCAGGTAAAACAATGGACAAGGAGAAGAGAGACAATAACAAACGACTGGAGAAACTAAAACAGGAACTGTTGGCCGTGAAAACAGAGTCTTGCAGCTTGCAGAggaaaattgaagaagaaacaCAACAGAAGATAGCAAAGGCAGAGAAAACATCTGAGAGAGAAAAGATGGAGTTGGAAACGAAGGTAAATCCTCAACAATGTGTTGTGCATACATtcccctcttcctcctcctcctcctccccacccctatCCACACCATAGCTATCCCATCCCTCTCCTGATCCGATTTGAATGTCATTTATCTGTCTTGTAAAAGCATCGTTTTTTAGGGATATGACAGTTTGTCTGCTACTGAAACTTGGCTGTTGCCATCTTCTCGTTTCGACTCCTGACACAAAGTTGTCAGAGAAGTGGTTTTTGTCAAAATGTTTGTACTAGTCACAGTAAATACTGGGTGTTACAGGAAACTGCTGTCATGTATGTGTTATAGCCAACAGCCAACCAGAATGAagcattttggtattttgtgtcGTATGTAACTCTCGACAGCTTTGGTTAACAGTCTACTCTTTGCTAATAAATATTATGCCATATTGGAATAACAGCCCAAAGCTTTTTGCTGAATGGTCATTCCATTTACATTACGTCCAAAGAAGGAAGTCCTACGTCAGCTGTTGGCAGTTTTCTATATTTTCATTGGAAAGTTTAATCACGTAAGATGCCTTCTTGGTTATATGACACCAAACTCTAGTTCTGGGGAAACTTCTCTAGATCAATGTCTGCACATTCTCCTTTAAGCTGTGATGTGGGTTGATTTTCGTGTCCCTGAAAACCAAAATGAATGGATATAGTTGTTACCTTAAAGTGTAATGTTCCGATTTGTTTATCATATGAAGATGTCATAAATTAAATGAGCAATGGcaatttataattttgtttcttgacagctatttttttgttttttgtaaaacTATCATATTTgaattcttgtttttatttgatgtttttacAATATCGTATACCCGTCCTCCATCAGAAGTTGAAGCCAGTTGAATTAAAATGtcttgaaagaaaattgaaagcaCACAGCTCACTGGACAATTAGAAGTCAACCATGTCTACAGAACTAATCAGGGAAGACGTTAATAGACCTTAGGCAATTAGCAAGAATAAAAGCGAATGAAAAGGTTGTTTTTACGCGTCGATCTTCACTTCCCCGATTTTTCGGATGGGTTGTCTAATGAATTCTAAACCCACCAGCAGG contains the following coding sequences:
- the LOC139979459 gene encoding uncharacterized protein isoform X1 — translated: MDSGKLRALTNFVNAINIGPCIESLKQLHDGSHFIEMMKILNGSQASHDADHPIQRYRYILNFLEEFYNTHLKFYIDCSRIINTADEFELAKVASLMLCASVQGDEDKRKLFVEPITKLDLTSQHEIKDIIEFVLNMESNSNQLRRNFADVLHRRVSGISSSPVTRSLHFKYSRGDSVSSDSSSTSLNDSSNKLKTPVEPASPFQRVYQGSPISPVKVLLTSPHMANKINLRKMHHKIRELETKNASERALRDDVESEVLEKSKRIADLESQMRDLNNQLQGSKDLQDKLDEFQAREEEFNSDKSQLQKMKMKLSELGDMKEEYSRLDKEMKDLTSERTKLHSSLGGYQRLKGEHEEVQKSLRQANREIDQLKATIEKVNEDLMVSESKYSEAEQMLQQSRQIYKEKIEHLEVQLSSNNASPLLGESLGMITEKRIADLEDELNELRSTWTEPKANQALKDELSQMTQIRGKFEASFKETKALLIKSENDCGRLREDLEDKTKTIGMLTDARDMLNQKVTEFEITHDKVQNELREMSNSVSDLEEQLAQTSHEKRELQDVLNNAKSDQALQLQEFRAHQSAWEAQRTMFEDNERNLKDQQRKLEDEVSNHKREIETVSSDLKGKLAVSSSKLKSLEALLEQERWASNEKLSALREEIIAVRRESEEAAIKLQGRLESSQHLLISVRSESEKVQDEFQRATKESEAAMTKAEAEKQSLAESVKSERALVRSIQESHQLERQSWEKTRQDLKDSICKLKEVQSQEKISSQEKATALENEISLLKVDLERASSSKETLRASLQSQKRELLAENENIVQGMENKLAEVMKQLQESREDVSQAQAELASHRESFVKRLAEAKEESKQTESSLIECHRSEIKQLEQARGKIKTELQQFQERQKEERQSLEEKIVELESKHSSINVDLERTKQENVALRNSLVSDKQEMFAERGRMAKEMESKEDDLRRELTEVKQSLNAARSDVISQKEKIEKEIIQLKEEHNEKEKGLKEAYQSEVGRVTEANKDLKNLLDQQLSAQEEERKQSKELNCKTKIKLDSLQEALQKEQAEKTSLQEALNRRRREMTSDLERVSQECQEREDELRKDLLETKQGLSKAQSEVVVLQENLNTREKELLEELERKENDRLVQQSEEEKSRKTWTEKELLMAEEAERLKLEIQKLEATISDKDRMMIDEKARLKNESYQREAVKERLEEEADHLRSQVEDKDRKIGVLDASLEKVTMEKKKIDMDLLHIKEDSQLKALKLEETVSKLEGDLNTARGELQRSSEEYRAKLSQMMSDMENSHGRERTNAELLAERQRVFETEIEKLKRDRAESERKLQERVKASVKQVEELTSNLREATAIAEESSQNLNTALTEKMELEAKLHEDSRVSREEILDLQSKLEGQRQDSEEERMKLRTVNDDLRTKLMTLEQQQERLQQSSGKVEQKLKVEQSTRTKEVEVLRLEKQFVEEKYAALEKEFEALKCEKLQTTERLTSREKEAEMVRSEKQQLEDQQGSHEEEIITLRSEKQQLIERMNKLVEMNKRIKESEKREVGEKKEDLEKYKREVETELGEIRERYEKEIDMLKRGEQAKQKLLQQELDAVASELEHTKLMLSHETDALEEKSKLALSASESLKSSKMETEKEITSLRKTMDKEKRDNNKRLEKLKQELLAVKTESCSLQRKIEEETQQKIAKAEKTSEREKMELETKIQVLVQENEGLKKQMTRLERNTEPVERCDLEHSSLEVNLSNADLQTSVRRAGDSKLASDSLAEDSDADISAADSLNDGTPAQKLGRNLSEMRLDDLDISPRASLTSSQGSTKSLRSNTSTISKGRTTIEITMSCTRSQVDLTTSVPAHNPTTPYNLRSSTTSNQLDLPERVTKTLDELCASQSSLTASSIQGKSHHTTGRANFVIVNDCDEEPEFLAWEDRIQELHRRNTLCRPHLKTSYPVETQTYAPDNFDDNDLKVKETTFSEGESKTVVTTSGRTSRKRKTDLAQIDEAPSGKQLRKATSENVLPGQELTSNFLQRAISHQEMPPPDTSTISRTTRPSQNDLSDSRKLVATNTNSTGRILRSSDIRTNAENKPQPMQPTKPDQKALSFDIGFSPKPSLRRRSMRHSFARKALGRNSPKVNPEVAAARKENKLKSKKETSKVPKMDLTKETSQSKLPTGLPTTAKKSKRRSIGKWLGK
- the LOC139979459 gene encoding uncharacterized protein isoform X3 encodes the protein MDSGKLRALTNFVNAINIGPCIESLKQLHDGSHFIEMMKILNGSQASHDADHPIQRYRYILNFLEEFYNTHLKFYIDCSRIINTADEFELAKVASLMLCASVQGDEDKRKLFVEPITKLDLTSQHEIKDIIEFVLNMESNSNQLRRNFADVLHRRVSGISSSPVTRSLHFKYSRGDSVSSDSSSTSLNDSSNKLKTPVEPASPFQRVYQGSPISPVKVLLTSPHMANKINLRKMHHKIRELETKNASERALRDDVESEVLEKSKRIADLESQMRDLNNQLQGSKDLQDKLDEFQAREEEFNSDKSQLQKMKMKLSELGDMKEEYSRLDKEMKDLTSERTKLHSSLGGYQRLKGEHEEVQKSLRQANREIDQLKATIEKVNEDLMVSESKYSEAEQMLQQSRQIYKEKIEHLEVQLSSNNASPLLGESLGMITEKRIADLEDELNELRSTWTEPKANQALKDELSQMTQIRGKFEASFKETKALLIKSENDCGRLREDLEDKTKTIGMLTDARDMLNQKVTEFEITHDKVQNELREMSNSVSDLEEQLAQTSHEKRELQDVLNNAKSDQALQLQEFRAHQSAWEAQRTMFEDNERNLKDQQRKLEDEVSNHKREIETVSSDLKGKLAVSSSKLKSLEALLEQERWASNEKLSALREEIIAVRRESEEAAIKLQGRLESSQHLLISVRSESEKVQDEFQRATKESEAAMTKAEAEKQSLAESVKSERALVRSIQESHQLERQSWEKTRQDLKDSICKLKEVQSQEKISSQEKATALENEISLLKVDLERASSSKETLRASLQSQKRELLAENENIVQGMENKLAEVMKQLQESREDVSQAQAELASHRESFVKRLAEAKEESKQTESSLIECHRSEIKQLEQARGKIKTELQQFQERQKEERQSLEEKIVELESKHSSINVDLERTKQENVALRNSLVSDKQEMFAERGRMAKEMESKEDDLRRELTEVKQSLNAARSDVISQKEKIEKEIIQLKEEHNEKEKGLKEAYQSEVGRVTEANKDLKNLLDQQLSAQEEERKQSKELNCKTKIKLDSLQEALQKEQAEKTSLQEALNRRRREMTSDLERVSQECQEREDELRKDLLETKQGLSKAQSEVVVLQENLNTREKELLEELERKENDRLVQQSEEEKSRKTWTEKELLMAEEAERLKLEIQKLEATISDKDRMMIDEKARLKNESYQREAVKERLEEEADHLRSQVEDKDRKIGVLDASLEKVTMEKKKIDMDLLHIKEDSQLKALKLEETVSKLEGDLNTARGELQRSSEEYRAKLSQMMSDMENSHGRERTNAELLAERQRVFETEIEKLKRDRAESERKLQERVKASVKQVEELTSNLREATAIAEESSQNLNTALTEKMELEAKLHEDSRVSREEILDLQSKLEGQRQDSEEERMKLRTVNDDLRTKLMTLEQQQERLQQSSGKVEQKLKVEQSTRTKEVEVLRLEKQFVEEKYAALEKEFEALKCEKLQTTERLTSREKEAEMVRSEKQQLEDQQGSHEEEIITLRSEKQQLIERMNKLVEMNKRIKESEKREVGEKKEDLEKYKREVETELGEIRERYEKEIDMLKRGEQAKQKLLQQELDAVASELEHTKLMLSHETDALEEKSKLALSASESLKSSKMETEKEITSLRKTMDKEKRDNNKRLEKLKQELLAVKTESCSLQRKIEEETQQKIAKAEKTSEREKMELETKIQVLVQENEGLKKQMTRLERNTEPVERCDLEHSSLELSNADLQTSVRRAGDSKLASDSLAEDSDADISAADSLNDGTPAQKLGRNLSEMRLDDLDISPRASLTSSQGSTKSLRSNTSTISKGRTTIEITMSCTRSQVDLTTSVPAHNPTTPYNLRSSTTSNQLDLPERVTKTLDELCASQSSLTASSIQGKSHHTTGRANFVIVNDCDEEPEFLAWEDRIQELHRRNTLCRPHLKTSYPVETQTYAPDNFDDNDLKVKETTFSEGESKTVVTTSGRTSRKRKTDLAQIDEAPSGKQLRKATSENVLPGQELTSNFLQRAISHQEMPPPDTSTISRTTRPSQNDLSDSRKLVATNTNSTGRILRSSDIRTNAENKPQPMQPTKPDQKALSFDIGFSPKPSLRRRSMRHSFARKALGRNSPKVNPEVAAARKENKLKSKKETSKVPKMDLTKETSQSKLPTGLPTTAKKSKRRSIGKWLGK